A single region of the Palaemon carinicauda isolate YSFRI2023 chromosome 17, ASM3689809v2, whole genome shotgun sequence genome encodes:
- the LOC137656618 gene encoding uncharacterized protein has product MIHGIILLLASASLCFSRPNDLEEMLGFFPAEENLDLAIRAESKSVTANQILDSIVQRAVEKIEEAGWSSSKRVQDGHSTIPFQLNSGDKSNEQFFIRDGSIKGLNSLRRSKTASFSNNNSELRGTLVLEKACAMADYTVKFSGVGAAPAQTTNGKVIECDDKLFADITIGLKDFVPQNIKSYSVRSGHDSVNVSNMVGNSMAKVHEAGIRKALRQHLEKTMATNVKVKVNQSIQDMKMEDTSV; this is encoded by the exons ATGATTCATGGTATCATTCTTCTCTTGGCATCAGCATCCTTATGCTTTTCTCGTCCAAATGATCTGGAAGAGATGCTTGGGTTTTTCCCTGCTGAAGAAAATCTTGATCTCGCCATAAGGGCGGAATCTAAGTCTGTAACTGCTAATCAAATTCTGGACTCCATAGTTCAGAGAGCAGTTGAGAAAATTGA AGAAGCTGGCTGGAGCTCATCCAAGAGAGTGCAAGATGGCCATTCAACAATACCATTCCAGCTAAATTCAGGAGATAAGTCCAATGAACAGTTTTTCATCAGAGACGGCTCCATCAAGGGATTGAACTCTCTTCGAAGGTCAAAGACGGCCTCCTTCTCCAACAATAAT AGTGAACTCCGTGGTACATTGGTTCTAGAGAAGGCCTGCGCCATGGCTGACTACACTGTCAAATTCTCTGGAGTGGGAGCAGCTCCAGCCCAGACCACCAATGGTAAGGTCATTGAGTGTGACGACAAACTATTTGCTGACATCACAATTGGTCTGAAAGACTTTGTTCCTCAGAACATCAAAAGTTACAGTGTACGGTCAGGACATGACAGTGTTAACGTCTCTAACATGGTTGGAAACAGCATGGCCAAAGTCCACGAAGCCGGGATTCGGAAGGCTCTTCGACAGCATTTAGAAAAGACTATGGCGACAAATGTAAAGGTTAAGGTCAACCAGTCCATCCAAGATATGAAAATGGAAGACACGTCAGTATAG